The DNA segment TGTTAACTTTGTAATCGTCATCCAGTTTAtcgattgaaaaaaaaaaaaaactatcttttataaaaaaaaaaaaaaaaagaaaagactaCTTAGTATGATGTACAAAAACTTAGAAATTAAAGAATTATTTAATGTCTTGTGATTCAAGGATAAATCTATCGTATGCTATGTTTTGACTAAacagaaaattaattaaaattgatgaaattactaacaaattataaaacaaaatttaaggattcactaaatataaaaatttgaaAGGGTTAACAAGTATCAGAAATTTAATGACTAATAAATTGGGTAAAATTTTACACTAATCACCATGTTTTTAAAAATTACTACCTAGTTTTGTTTCTAATAACTTTTACTTCCGCCAACcaaaattcaataaaaatttattagtcattttttttttgttaatggcTAGTGATGCGATTAATTTCAATCTGAGATTGTTCGATTCACTTATCGTATGagataatacaaaaaaaaaaaaaaaagtggttaAAGAAGGGGTCAAGAACCAACATCCCATTTCGTTGCTAAACAATGAAGAATGATACTAAAAAGTATGTGACCTTACTTAAGCTAGGAAAGTAATGAGTCGGTACCTTTTGAATGTTGTATGTGCATTAGATTTCAATGGCATACCATGGTTACGTTCAAAGTCACATATTGTTCCGCTAATTCCAACAAGAAATGTGGGTCAGAGTATACGTGTTCTttaagactttttttttttttttttttatcatgtgtCAATGGTTGTTGCTCTTATAAGACTCTCATTGTTCTACGTTTATGATAAatcttttttatattatattataattccAATATTCATATTTAATGTTTTCTAATTGTAAATTGAAATGAATTTGTAGGATATCCTATTGGCAGGCACAGAATCATCAGCTCTAACAATAGAATGGGCAATGTCAAACCTGCTCAACCATCCACAAGTCCTAAACAAGGCCAAAAACGAAATAGACAAACAAATTGGCCAAGAAAAATTGTTGGACGAATCTGAAATAATCCCCAAATTACCCTATCTACAAAACACTATTTCAGAAACGTTTCGATTATATCCAGCAGGCCCTCTACTTCTCCCACATTTATCACAGTCTGAATGCACCATTGGAGGTTTTAACATACCCAAAGATACAATAATCTTTATCAATGCATGGTCAATGCAAAGAGATCCTAAATTATGGGATGATGCAGCAACATTTAAGCCTGAAAGGTTTCAAGAAAATCAAGGTGAGAATTTCAATTATAAGTACATGCCATTCGGACTCGGAAGGCGGGCTTGTCCGGGTATGGGTTTAGCCAATCGGGTTGTTGGATTTGCCTTAGGGTGTATGATTCAGTGCTTTGAATGGAAGAGAGTTGATGATCATAACCAGATTGATATGAGGGAAGGTGTTGGACTTACTATGCCTAAAGCTTACCCTTTGGAGGCCTTGTGCAAACCACGTGATATTATGAAAACGTTCTCTTCTCCACAAGCATGACTAGCTATACTTCTCATGTCTGGAATTCAATTATTATTAAACATATCGTGTCAATCGAGTTGTTTTATAACTCGTGTTGGTGTGTCAAAAAGTTAACAACCTTATATTTTATGTTGAAAATGAAAGACTAAATTGAaggatatatattttattgatatGTAATTAAAACTTTTTATTACTACTGCAAGTCACCCCTCTCTTATTGGTAATGTCCGTGGAAGATTGAAAATCAAGAAATTTATATCATCAATCACaaccacatttttttatatatataatagccACAAATTAGTAAACATTGAAGCAAAGAAATATTAATCTTGAATTCTCTAAATTATGCAGGTATCAGTAATGAAAAATTAATACTCATTTGATCTCGTACTTACTTACAATTCTAAATTGCCTTTTGAACTATTCAAATTTTGTACTGCTAAATCCTTTAGTAAATATATCaacttttgtaattttttgtttattttttttgttttttctttatttctgaACTTCCAACGTTTAGAACGTCAGATATTTCCAGCGTTCTAAACGTTGAAAATTATTCTAGCGTAAATGTTTGAAATCAGGCTAGAATTTTCCAACATTCTGAATGCTGGAAATccagtaaaaaaataaaagaagaagaagaagatttgaTTTTTCAAAATATCTCTCTGCCACGTCACCATTTTTAACAGAGTTAAGACATTTGTCTCGATTTTGCTAACAGCGCAAACCATAAGGTTTGGTTTGCAATAAAAAAACCATAGGTACCGATCTGTAAAAACTTGTAATCATAGAGTTTAATTTGAAATTacgtaattaattttttaataaaaaatgatattaatatatttcattcatttagaaaaaattattttgattaatgtaaatatttgtttaaatagttatattattaaattttgtttgtaaatgtcattttattctcattttatttagaatatctttttattattaaatatagaCGACAAAGAGCAGAAAAGTCATTTGAAGCTTATTCTCTTTTTTTATAGGCTTTTGGGGAAGATGATGAGACGACACATTTAATAATATGGGTTTTAATCATTGTACTATTTCAATTAAACCCAAAAGTCGTAAATGATGGTAATTAATGGTATTGGATTAACGAGAAATGCATGCTGAGATAAAAGCACGTGAGCACACATCAACAGTTCTACCACATATAACTTTGGCTCAATGAAAGAAGCACATTTTGGGCCGAATGCTAGCTTCGGTCCAACAAAATGCCAAAAGGATCTGACCTTTAGTCGTCACAATGAAGTGTTGAAGCGCTCGGTATGGAAGTTTCAAGTGGGGAAAGATCGGATATTATATAATTCATTATAATATATGTGGATCAATAAGACACTCTCTCCCTCAATTCTATCAGTCGAAGCCACGTGGATCAGTCAAATGAGGTATCAAGATCACTTGCATTCCTACACGTATCCAACGTCGTGATTCACGAACTTACAAGTTGTAGATCTGTCCCTGCCTAACGTTCTGAAATCATATCAATTTTACTTGTATCCaacataaaatttaaataaatagtttatcattattttgACATATTATGTAACTATCTCATTCCACATTTCAAATATGggttattttctaaaaatgattAGAATATTACTAATATGTTAACATACAGTAGTGTTCACCTGGACCTAGCCTAACGGAACTGTGTTAAACATATAATTCAATCATAAAATACTTCGaatatagttttaaaaaaaatagaatatttattaCGATGTCACAAATAACGTATTATAATagagtattatatatataatagggtaaattacactcatggccactaaactttatccatggaacttcaattcttaacggtatataaccattaaactttacactttttaataccgcTGACCAtttaactttaactaactcctcaaaattgccgttaacaatctcaaaatgaaaatattaaataattaaagttgtttagaacgacaCTTACCattaaaccacattttttaGTTTCCGAAATCAGCTTTTTAGAGCTTTCTCTCGAAAAAAATTCACccactcctaaccaaacaacagttaaatgacatcaaaacgaACATTTTCAAGAACTAAAATTATTTAGAATATTATTAGCTCTTCgaaattttattttgagatgTCAACAATCGTTTTGAGACGTTCAATGCCTTCCGGTGTTAGAAAGTCTAAAATTCAGGGGTCATACTACTAAGAATTGAAGTCCACTAGCCGTAatgttaaaataggtaaagttcagtgactatgagtgtaatttacccatataTAATATGAGAAGTATTAACACATTAAATAAggcttttcaaaaaaaaaaaaaaaaaaaaaaaaaacaatttcaaTTAAATATGAACCAACCATGCATCCAATCCGCAATTGAACCCAAAAGAAAAGTCCCACGACTTAAATAAGCAATGTAGCTGCTGCTGTAAATATTCTAAAAAAGCAAGCAACAATGGAATCCATCTTCTTCCTTTATTCATCTCTGttaatcatcttcttcctcgtctctttgaaaattttctcaaaaattacaaattcttcaccacAAAACCTCCCTCCATCTCCTCCTTCCCTTCCAATTTTAGGCCATCTTCATTTCCTCAAACAACCTCTTCACAGAACTCTTCACTCTCTCTCCCAAAAATACGGTCCAATCATCTCTCTCCGCTTTGGCTCCCGTCTTGTCATCGTCATATCTTCATTCTCCGCGGCCGAAGAATGCTTCACCACAAACGACATCGTTTTCGCCGACCGTCCAAAATCTCTGGCAGGCAAGTACTTAGCCTACAACCACAGCAACATCGGCGCAGCTTCATACGGCCATCACTGGCGCAATCTTCGCCGGATCGGCGCACTCGAGATATTCTCTTCGAATCGGCTGAACATGTCTATATCCACTAGAAGAGACGAAGTGAAGATTTTAATTGAAAAACTTTACCGAAATTCAAGCAATGGATTTACCGAAATAGAGATGAGAACGTTGTTTACGGAGGTAACGTATAATATAATTATGAGGATGGTGGCTGGGAAGAGGTATTTTGGGGAAGATGgtggtgatgatgatgatgaagcgAGAAGATTTAGGAAGATGTTAGATGATATAATGAGGTGTTCTGGTTCAGGGAATGTTGAAGATTTTTTACCGGTTTTACAGTGGGTTGATTTGGGAGGGATGGTAAAAAGGATGAAGAGAATTGGTAAAGAAAGTGATGTGATATTGCAGGGTTTGGTTGAtgagcagagaaattataatGGTGATTTGGAGAGTAGAGATAATGCAATTAGTCATCTGCTTTCTTTGCAAGATAAAGAACCAGAGTATTATACAGATGAAATTATCAAAGGATTCATTCTGGTTAGTAATTCTACTCTTTTTACTGCTTGGATATTTTACTTCTactattttaaataatataattatatttctAATCTATGtttcttttatctttccatTACTATTTCCTCACTAACTTTTCTGATATCGGTTTCcatttttgtttcattttccatttccatttccgTGCAATGTAGTTTTTAACGTTGTAAATGGTACAACTATACAACTAACATTGCAAGTTAGACTAATTTGACTCCTAACCACAAATACTttgtataaatattaatcttgttATCTCCGGTCCATATGTATCAATCCatcaatttcaaataaaaaatacaagaattttttttttaaataaaaattaatacatcatttatcATTTGAAATTGTCTAAAAAGTTTCATTGGGCCACTCAACTTTCAAAATATTCCGATATACCTATCAACTCGTACAAAATGTCTAAATACCCTTTTAACTTGTGTAAAATGCAATCAATGAATTATGTTATAACATTTTAAGGCGCATGCAACACATATTTCGTAAGcaccttatttttttatttatttttttttttttttgtaatcgaatgattaattgaatacattttaagcaaattcagGATGTTAcaaggacactttgaaagttggGACGCTCAACCAAGCTTTTCAAACAAGTTTaggaacaaatgatatattaagccaaaaataaaatattttgtaTGCACATACATGTTTTTGATCTAATACAAAATACgagataaaaaaatttgaactttaaaaagaaaaaaaattcacatatatatatatatatatatacatttttgaTTTATTACTAACGAATGACAACATTGTATGGCTTAAATAACTAGTTTAGATGAAGTAACGGTACCTTGAATTATACAATCTAACTGGTTAATCTAAATTTGGATCCAAATTGTATATTTTAACCTAGCGTTGATTCATCTAAACCATTCAAAACTATATAATTAAATGTATTGCATTAGATTATGCATGTAATTAGTTTAAATGAAGCTTGAAGAAACTAATATGTTATGCACTGCAGGCTCTTGTTCTTGCCGGAACAGATACATCAGCAGTAACTTCAGAATGGGCAATGTCCAATCTACTCAACAATCCAAAAGTATTACAAAAAGCAAGATCAGAATTAGACACAAAAATCGGGCAGAATCGGCTAATGAACGAATCAGATCTACCAAATCTACCATATCTCCAATCTATAATATCAGAAACACTCCGGTTATATCCAGCAGCACCACTCTTACTTCCACACCAATCGTCTAATAAAACTACTGTCAAAGGATATGAAGTGCCAAAGAACACAATGGTGTTAATAAATGCTTGGGCTATACATAGAGATTCCGAGACATGGGTTGATCCTACGAGTTTCAAGCCTGAAAGATTTGAGAATGAGAGATGTAATAGTAAGATGTTGGCATTTGGGTTGGGAAGAAGGGCTTGTCCTGGTGCTGGTTTGGCTAATAGAGTTGTTGGGTTGATTTTGGGTTGTTTGATTCAGTGTTTTGAGTGGGAAAAAGTTTGTGGTGATGAAGTTGATATGAGTGAAGGGAGTGGGTTAACTATGCCTAAACTCAAGCCTTTACATGTTATGTGTAAGCCTCGCTCTTTTGTTAGTGCCACTTTCATTGAAGAAGCGTCTAGTTATTGATACGACTGAATCTCGGTGATATTACTCCAAAAAAAAGACATTGCTCTCAAGATAGTTGGAATCCTTTGTATGCATGAATTAAGATAGAGAAATGATCAAATCGAGGACAGTGATTGGCAATCCGTACTCTCATACTGAAGTTAACAATGAATATAAGTATATAATCGTATATGATATGGAATACTCTGATAAAGGATATTAGGAACAGTAGAAgaaatttttcacatttttcaaaCTTCGATGAATTTTCTTTTGCTGTTATTGCAGAAGTGGGATTTTTCAGGTGTTGCGGAAATTTTTTTTTCGTCGGTCGAAGATTGGCAAGTCACGGAATGGGGGTTGGAATTGAATCAACTTTTCAATGGTATAGGTCGAAGAACTCGAAGCAACCGGAGTCCAGTTTGGGAATGTAGCAGCGATCGATTTGGGGTGAAACCTCGGTGGCCGTTCGAAAGCAAGTCTAGTTCTTTTGTCATCTCGATCAACGAGGACATTGATCATCTAAGTGAGGGAGAGTGTCACGGGCGGAGATTTGCCCTGTGGACAGTAAGCACTTGAATAAGAATTGTAATAGATGAGTATATTTACATTGACTGTAACGTCGTGTTCTATTTATAGGGTGCTAGAAGCAAATCTAATAGTCGGTTTAAGGTGTCCGATCTAACTCTTTTTGAGAATAAATGTCGAGCCCTAAATGATGGATGTAAATGAGATAGTTTGTAATATGGCGAAAGTGTAATCTTGAATTCTAGACATGAATCAATTGTCCTATTTCAGAATGTATTTAGAATGCATCTTATTGTTACATAGGGTCGTAGATAGGGTGTGCAAGGAACCCTTCCGCACAGGGCCTCAAAATTATAAGAGTCTCAAAATCTAAGaggtttttaattaaatatagatattagtttaaattgaaaaaaaattaatataatgtAATAAAATGTATTTTCATCATTTCATTACACTGAGTGTATTTGTGATTTGAATATTCAACTATCAAAGTTAcacatttttattcatttatttctctttatgttttattaatatgaaattcTATGAAATATTAAGGGTTTGGGCTTTAAAAAGTTTTAGACAGTCATGTTGGTACGTACCCTAATGGTTACTCATTCTAACACAGATGGATACGGAGGTTCTTTTAGTCTGCACTTGAAGACATGtgtatatttaatatatttacatccGTTATAAaagattaataatatttttttactataTCCTAAAAACTTTTAGGACAACTTTCTatactttttatattttcaagGAGCATATAGTGTGAgtgtttttttagaaattttcaAGTTATAAACACATAACATAAGTTAGTCAAAATGTacaaaattatttcaatttATCAACGAATTTGTTGAAAAGTCAAATATGAtagttaaataattattaaaccAATCAATTCAAATTTCCCCGACTAAATGTAAAATTGATATGGTTTAAAAGCATAGATGAACGAAAAATTGATCATTTAGCATTTTTCCcactaaatgtaaatttgatatTGTTTAAAAGCATAGATGAACCAAAAATTGATTATTTAGCATATGTAAGGTGTGAATCTCCCcttctttaaaaaaaacattatcaaTTAATTTGTTACTGCTGGGAAAAAACCCATAACCTGTAAATATGTGTTTGAATTCTGAAAAACGTTATCAATTAATGTTTCAAACTAGTTTCtataatttcattttcttttgagGAAAAAAACTATATGAGCTAGTTTTAAAGAATTGgcatttaattaaatttgaccaaatgtttaaaatttgaatttgaattttcttttcttttcttttcttttcagaaAATGGGCTGATATGGCTTAGCCCAAATCCAGCAATCAATATATATCTCGTTCTGCTGAGTACAATCATCTTCAAGCTCTGTGCATAGAATAAGAAAATGGCAGAAACTGAAAAAATCCAAcatctctctcctccttcatcACCCGATAAGCCTAGTTTCTGTCTCCGAATTTGGCCACCGTCTCAGAGGACTCGCGACGTCATCATTGAACACCTCATCGATACTTTCTCTTCTCCATCTCCTCTTAATCACCGCTACGGCACAGTTTCGCCCGATGAGGCGGCAGCGAATGCCAAAATCATCGAGGGAGAGTCTTTCAATGTCGCCGCCGCGGCTTCTGAAGAAAATGGCGTTGAAGACGATCCCTGCCATGAAATGGAAATCCTCCAAATGTATTCTAAGGAGATCAGCAAGAGGATGGTGGAGACCGTTAAAAGCAACGCAAGTAAGCCCCAAAATGGTGCCAATTCTAGTAAGAGAAATCAACTATCCTGAAAATCGTAGATCCTGAGACATTGATTTTGTTTGGATTTCCGGTGAGATAACTGAGATTAATTGGTGAATTTGGGGGTTTTTCATATTGTTTTGGGTATTGATAAATGTGTAGCGTAGGTTAGATTAGATCTATGGATCTGAACTTTTGGAAGGTTAAAAATGAAAACATTGAGGTGATAAGTTGAGAGGAATTTGAAAATTGTGATTTGTAAGGGCGTATTGATTATTGAATCTGTTTGATAATGATAGATTGTTTGATCATGAAGTTATAAGGCCTCAAAGATCTGGTTTCGTTCTGTAGCCTTTCATGAAGATTCCAAGCATTGAGTTAGCCTGCTCCCTTGGCCCGCATTGTTGCCCCTTGCCGCATATGCCAATTTTGGAATTAGTGTTAACAGTAGTGCTCACCTGGTTGATACATATTATTCGAATTAATTTGCAAAAAATGTTTGAAAACTTTCTTTTCAGCAGGATTGAAAGCAGAATTTAATTCAATGGATTTcaatttaactaaataaaaataattctaataataataaaagaaatatttaaaaaaataaaagtaaatccTTTCATATTAAATTTGAAATCGGCAATtaaaatgttaattagtgacaaaaaaatttaatgtaaatatttcaatattttaataaaaaccttctaaaattaactttttttctaaattagctgTTTGACTCAATTTGTTATttcaaaatgtttttttttttttatctaataccACTGTTAGAAGTTTTAACAAGTGATTCAACCTTCTAATTTTAATTCAAACATTAAATTGATACACAACTATATTCTATCACTTACATTACTATTTTAGGTTGCAAAAATAATAATCTAGTATGTGTTAATATAATTACATTATACCATACACCATTAGTATGCATTAATATGATTATATTacgggacaattacaaaactagcaccttttaaatggctagttttcttttctaactccttttgagaaactcaccaaaactaacacatttcattaactaaatttCAACCTTGCCCTCATCTCTAACACTCCGCTCCCGCTCTTCAACATTCGAACTTCCATCACTCTAACCTAACACCCCTCTAttcctctctctaactttccggCGATTCATTGGCCGATTCTGTACATTTCATCCGGCGAATCTCTGTTACTTCGAGTGGACATGGCGAGAACACCAAGCTCAGACAACGAACCGAATTCAGAAGGAAGAacgaaaaagagggtaaataacttgactttacatttGCGTTTCTCTCTTCTATTGCATGTACATTTGTTGTGTTTGAGAAGGAACATTTCGTTTCATTTCGTTTCGTTTACTGCTTCTGGTGTTAGGGTTTTTTCTGGGTTCGTCTGGTATTAGGAAGTCATTCGGTTTGGTTGAAATTCGTCGATGTGTATGTTCATTGGCAACCTAATTGTAGATAGTACATAGTCATAGACAGCCTAATGGCCGATAGAACATCCATATCGACGGTATATTACCGATATAACATTCATATCGTCGATCAttttgccgatagaacattcatatcgacgaaCTATTACTGATAACTCTCTTATTTTAGCATACGCTAGCTCATTCTAGCTCAACGTTATAATTAGCTTAATTGTATGTTCCCTGATGATATGTCTACAATATTTTTCAGCATGATCGTGTAgacaagaggaagagagatgagcatggctctccttcgaagaagaaagccaagaagaaatctggatataaatacaaaaaagcatTTGGAACGGAAAGCGTCATCACAGTTAGGTGTAACCTAGAAGGAGCAAACCAGATAAAGGGGTTGTTAACATCAGACCAACTATATCTATTTAGGAAGAGTTGCTTCGGCCAGTATTTGGAAATGACCAATACAGTATTTGCAGGAGTCCTCTGCCATACCGTTTTAACAAGGGAGATCATACGTGAAGACCTCAAACCCGGGGAGCTTTGCTTCAAAGTTAGAGGTGTTGAGTTAAGATTTGAggattgggagtttggactcCTAAGTGGGTTACGGTTTGGAGACATGGAAGCATTTCTCGAAAGGTTCAGTGGGATAAATAAGCCATATAGATTTAGGAATAAGTTTTTTCCAGGCATCCCTACACCATCCTATAAAGACGTGGAAACAATTATGCTGCAAACTGTTTGGAAGGATCAATCTGATCAGGATGCAGTTTCATTTTCCATATTGTATTTTGCCATTGGCTGTGTGTTGGATAACACTCGCGAAAAAAAAGTTCTTCCTTGGGTGTTGGAACTTGCTGAATTTCCAAGAATGTTTAACGAGTTCTCGTGGGGTGTTTGTGGCTGGGATGTGACCTATAGGTCTCTTGTTAATGGGATAGATGGTGGAAAAGACCGAATTGATCAATTGGTCGCTTATAGGCGAAGTTAAGGACTAAACGTGTGTCATACAACCTATATGGTTTTGCACACGTATTTCAGGTATGATGTGTGTATATTCTGTATACTAGAAATGTTGGTAATAGGCATAAATAATGAATTGGAACTTTGTTGCAGGCTTGGTTGTTGGAAGTATGGGATGCCACCCGAACATGGTATGAGAAGAAAGGCACTCGCATCCCACGATGGCTACGATGGAAAAAGACCGGTATCGCTAAATTGCCCAAAGTCCTAGCCATTTTTGAAGTAAGTTGACCAAGCATTGTGCCTATATATGTCACTAT comes from the Euphorbia lathyris chromosome 5, ddEupLath1.1, whole genome shotgun sequence genome and includes:
- the LOC136228552 gene encoding cytochrome P450 81Q32-like encodes the protein MESIFFLYSSLLIIFFLVSLKIFSKITNSSPQNLPPSPPSLPILGHLHFLKQPLHRTLHSLSQKYGPIISLRFGSRLVIVISSFSAAEECFTTNDIVFADRPKSLAGKYLAYNHSNIGAASYGHHWRNLRRIGALEIFSSNRLNMSISTRRDEVKILIEKLYRNSSNGFTEIEMRTLFTEVTYNIIMRMVAGKRYFGEDGGDDDDEARRFRKMLDDIMRCSGSGNVEDFLPVLQWVDLGGMVKRMKRIGKESDVILQGLVDEQRNYNGDLESRDNAISHLLSLQDKEPEYYTDEIIKGFILALVLAGTDTSAVTSEWAMSNLLNNPKVLQKARSELDTKIGQNRLMNESDLPNLPYLQSIISETLRLYPAAPLLLPHQSSNKTTVKGYEVPKNTMVLINAWAIHRDSETWVDPTSFKPERFENERCNSKMLAFGLGRRACPGAGLANRVVGLILGCLIQCFEWEKVCGDEVDMSEGSGLTMPKLKPLHVMCKPRSFVSATFIEEASSY